In one window of Chryseobacterium phocaeense DNA:
- a CDS encoding electron transfer flavoprotein subunit alpha/FixB family protein, translating into MAVFVYAENINGVYKKAAFEAVSYAKAVADQAGDTVTAISVNPTDSSDLLYKYGASNVINIKDEGLKNFSAKAFAQAVSEVADGNVIVFPHTTDASSIAPMLAVMKNYSLITNVLEAPESLSPFQVKRRAFSGKGFMHAKAEGSGVIVTVSQNAFGVKESAVSGSEEVKNLSVANEDTKVISHEQSSGKLDLKEAEIVVSAGRGMKGPENWGMVEELANVLGAATACSKPVSDIGWRPHTEHVGQTGKAISPNLYIAVGISGAIQHLAGVNSSKTIVVINNDAEAPFFKSADYGVVGDAFQIIPALTEKIKAIKG; encoded by the coding sequence ATGGCAGTATTCGTATACGCAGAAAATATAAACGGAGTTTACAAAAAAGCAGCTTTTGAAGCAGTTTCTTATGCTAAAGCAGTGGCAGATCAGGCAGGAGATACCGTAACGGCAATCTCTGTAAACCCAACAGATTCTTCAGATTTATTATACAAATATGGAGCATCCAATGTAATTAATATCAAAGACGAAGGTCTTAAAAACTTCTCAGCAAAAGCATTTGCCCAGGCTGTAAGTGAAGTGGCTGATGGAAATGTTATTGTTTTCCCTCACACTACAGACGCTTCATCTATCGCTCCAATGCTTGCAGTAATGAAGAATTATTCTTTAATTACCAATGTTCTGGAAGCGCCTGAAAGTCTTTCTCCGTTCCAGGTGAAAAGAAGAGCATTCTCAGGAAAAGGGTTCATGCATGCAAAAGCTGAAGGAAGCGGAGTAATTGTTACCGTATCTCAAAATGCTTTCGGAGTAAAGGAAAGTGCAGTGTCAGGTTCAGAAGAAGTGAAAAACCTGTCAGTAGCCAATGAAGATACTAAAGTAATCTCTCATGAGCAGAGCTCAGGGAAATTAGACCTTAAAGAAGCTGAAATCGTTGTTTCTGCAGGAAGAGGAATGAAAGGTCCTGAAAACTGGGGAATGGTTGAAGAGCTTGCTAATGTTCTGGGAGCTGCTACAGCATGTTCCAAGCCGGTTTCTGATATCGGATGGAGACCGCACACAGAGCACGTAGGACAAACAGGTAAAGCTATTTCACCTAACCTTTATATTGCAGTGGGTATTTCCGGAGCCATCCAGCACTTAGCTGGGGTAAACTCTTCTAAAACAATCGTAGTAATCAATAACGACGCTGAAGCACCATTCTTCAAGTCTGCTGATTATGGGGTAGTAGGAGATGCATTCCAGATCATTCCTGCTTTAACGGAGAAAATTAAAGCCATTAAAGGATAA
- a CDS encoding T9SS type A sorting domain-containing protein → MKKVLSMGAFVFGLVQTFNAQSLQSDDFNAYTIGNVGTSITPTVPGQGGFYTDFVGGSNSDAQIVNIDAAHGKSLQLTGSATGSGTKYMWKKGLDIAWASRTAGNDILKLEFNLYTGSATGGSGRGTVLVYDGTTHKTLLGAGYDYASKRAIGIAYYTNTATGVTGNYLFYLEPNTYTYPANTWIKLRCTFNKTTGVATWTSPGGTVYSPSGTYTSAAVGVDPFEMDFVSAVETGNTVAHPTSFDDYTLIATNATVLNTKEVIAEDDNILVYPSPATDIITLQSKSQITKAEIYDTAGRKMNTKLEHNKIDVRGLNPGVYVIHMESHGAVFSKKFIKK, encoded by the coding sequence ATGAAAAAAGTTTTATCAATGGGCGCATTTGTATTCGGTCTGGTTCAGACATTCAATGCCCAGTCCTTACAAAGTGATGATTTTAATGCCTACACGATAGGGAATGTGGGTACTTCCATTACCCCGACAGTACCAGGGCAAGGTGGATTTTATACGGACTTTGTGGGAGGCTCCAATTCAGATGCCCAGATTGTAAACATAGATGCGGCGCATGGTAAATCTTTGCAGCTTACAGGAAGTGCAACGGGAAGTGGAACAAAGTATATGTGGAAAAAAGGATTAGATATAGCATGGGCCTCAAGAACAGCGGGAAATGATATCCTTAAACTGGAATTTAATTTGTACACGGGAAGCGCTACAGGAGGCTCTGGCAGGGGAACTGTTTTAGTTTATGATGGAACAACCCATAAAACACTGCTTGGGGCCGGATATGATTATGCCTCGAAAAGAGCGATTGGGATAGCCTACTATACGAATACTGCGACTGGAGTAACAGGGAATTATCTTTTTTATCTTGAGCCCAATACCTATACATATCCTGCCAATACATGGATTAAATTAAGGTGTACATTTAATAAAACTACAGGAGTAGCTACCTGGACTAGCCCCGGAGGTACCGTTTACAGCCCGTCGGGAACATATACATCGGCTGCTGTAGGGGTAGATCCTTTTGAAATGGATTTTGTTTCAGCAGTTGAGACAGGAAATACGGTAGCTCATCCTACTTCTTTTGATGACTATACACTCATCGCTACCAATGCAACTGTATTAAACACAAAAGAAGTGATTGCAGAAGATGACAATATTTTGGTTTATCCTAGTCCGGCCACTGATATTATTACACTACAGTCTAAATCACAAATTACCAAAGCGGAAATTTATGATACAGCAGGAAGAAAGATGAATACGAAACTTGAACATAATAAAATTGATGTCAGAGGTCTTAATCCGGGAGTTTACGTCATCCATATGGAGAGTCACGGAGCTGTGTTTTCTAAGAAATTCATCAAAAAATAA
- a CDS encoding T9SS type A sorting domain-containing protein: MKKNYLFAFCLFSAFYLAQQQVVSFETLDGFYTGDINGQGTWISTPTGDFPANVLNQTVCSDDASDGFHSLRIIKENTYGTQSIPIIGAFNNLPVMLPYNNFTVSFDMKMSQLNGSIFSFQGLSSADEKFVVRLDFDHTGTVKVLKMISGVPVMESVSAIWEPNLWYSLTVMGTATGIKYYLNGMLICSGTAAESIDMNQLRFVHDNTEGTAFIDNVKVYNEAQLSSLDKTLNKNTVNIYPNPAADFISVSVAGKIKSSEIFDVAGRKVHSGLENDKIEVAKLPAGLYLINIKTENGSFSGKFIKK, translated from the coding sequence ATGAAAAAGAACTATTTATTTGCATTCTGCTTGTTTTCAGCATTTTATTTGGCGCAGCAGCAGGTGGTTTCCTTTGAAACACTGGATGGATTTTACACAGGAGACATCAATGGACAGGGAACTTGGATCAGTACGCCCACAGGCGATTTCCCTGCTAATGTCCTCAACCAGACAGTTTGTTCAGATGATGCCTCTGATGGTTTTCATTCCCTCAGAATTATAAAGGAAAATACGTATGGAACCCAGTCTATCCCTATTATAGGAGCATTTAATAATCTTCCTGTCATGCTGCCCTATAATAATTTTACGGTTTCTTTTGATATGAAGATGTCTCAGCTTAACGGATCCATCTTTAGTTTTCAGGGACTGAGCAGTGCGGATGAAAAATTCGTCGTCAGATTGGATTTTGATCATACTGGAACAGTTAAAGTACTTAAAATGATTTCAGGTGTACCGGTCATGGAATCTGTATCTGCTATCTGGGAACCCAATCTTTGGTACAGTCTTACAGTGATGGGAACTGCTACAGGTATTAAATATTATCTGAATGGAATGCTGATTTGTTCAGGCACGGCCGCAGAATCAATAGATATGAATCAGCTGCGTTTTGTACATGATAATACTGAGGGAACAGCTTTTATTGATAACGTCAAAGTGTATAATGAAGCCCAGCTTTCATCATTAGATAAAACTTTGAACAAAAATACCGTCAATATCTATCCGAATCCGGCTGCGGATTTTATTTCAGTCTCTGTTGCCGGAAAAATAAAAAGCTCTGAAATATTTGATGTTGCAGGAAGAAAAGTGCACTCAGGATTGGAAAATGATAAAATAGAGGTGGCAAAGCTGCCGGCGGGTCTGTATTTAATCAATATTAAAACAGAGAATGGAAGTTTTTCCGGGAAATTTATAAAAAAATAA
- a CDS encoding SDR family oxidoreductase: MSDQKVAYITGGTKGIGFGIARILLENGISIAFSGRKQEDVEKAEQELKQYSENVLGIVSDVRSLENEQEAVQQITEKFGRLDFVIANAGLGIFKPVDELSAEEWNSMIETNLTGAFYTLKATVEELKKTEGYYITVSSLAGANFFENGTGYNASKFGVVGFTQAAMIDLRKYNIKSTVIMPGSVATNFNGNIPSEKDSWKIQPEDMGNLVLDILKMNPRVLPSKIEFRATKPA; the protein is encoded by the coding sequence ATGTCAGATCAGAAAGTAGCCTATATTACAGGGGGAACAAAAGGAATCGGTTTCGGGATAGCCCGGATATTGCTTGAAAATGGTATTTCAATAGCTTTTTCAGGACGAAAGCAAGAGGATGTGGAAAAAGCAGAACAAGAGCTTAAACAGTATTCAGAAAACGTTCTGGGGATCGTTTCTGATGTAAGAAGCCTCGAAAACGAACAGGAAGCAGTACAGCAAATAACGGAAAAATTTGGCAGGCTGGATTTTGTGATTGCGAATGCAGGCCTTGGAATATTCAAGCCTGTCGATGAGTTGAGTGCCGAAGAATGGAACTCTATGATAGAAACAAATCTCACAGGTGCTTTTTATACTTTAAAAGCCACTGTGGAAGAATTAAAAAAGACAGAGGGATATTATATCACGGTTTCAAGCCTGGCAGGGGCCAATTTCTTTGAAAACGGAACCGGTTATAATGCTTCAAAATTCGGAGTGGTAGGATTTACTCAGGCTGCAATGATTGATCTCAGAAAATATAACATCAAATCTACGGTCATTATGCCAGGTTCTGTGGCTACGAATTTCAACGGAAATATCCCTTCAGAAAAAGACAGCTGGAAGATCCAGCCTGAGGATATGGGAAATCTGGTTCTGGACATTCTGAAAATGAATCCAAGGGTTTTGCCAAGTAAGATCGAGTTTAGGGCTACTAAACCGGCATAA
- a CDS encoding T9SS type A sorting domain-containing protein, giving the protein MKRNLLVCLALASAISTSAQLLESDNYNSYTIGNVATSTAGTVAGQGGMTVYNGAVTDFQIVNGDAAHGKYLQVTGGNDGAATSARYVFKSGLETAWAARTPGNNIVKGRAEIYTGTSTNQHASGIALFGADDGIVGVRYNSQTKLMTGLAYLDTGLNAAFYTITGISATVYPANTWVTVGYSYNKTTGEITYTIGNAAPITLTVSGATTVADIDPTEFDVYSSPYRASATAPVNAGPTTFGIDNYSVHAGNNTTLATVENDARKSSIIAIGPNPTVDYLNILTEMKISNLEIYDMSGKKVPAQLEGNKVDVKNLNSGSYIVSFETKDGKTVEKFIKK; this is encoded by the coding sequence ATGAAAAGAAATCTACTAGTTTGCTTAGCATTAGCTTCAGCAATTTCAACTTCTGCACAGCTTTTAGAATCCGACAACTATAATTCCTATACTATAGGAAATGTAGCTACTTCTACAGCAGGCACCGTGGCCGGACAAGGAGGTATGACTGTCTATAATGGAGCGGTTACTGATTTTCAGATTGTAAATGGTGATGCAGCTCATGGAAAATACCTTCAGGTAACAGGTGGAAATGATGGTGCGGCTACATCTGCACGTTACGTTTTTAAAAGCGGATTGGAGACAGCCTGGGCTGCAAGAACGCCTGGAAACAACATTGTTAAAGGAAGAGCCGAAATTTATACCGGAACCTCTACCAATCAGCATGCATCTGGAATAGCCCTTTTTGGTGCTGATGACGGAATTGTAGGAGTAAGATATAATTCTCAGACAAAACTGATGACAGGACTGGCTTATCTTGATACAGGATTAAACGCTGCCTTTTATACGATTACAGGGATCTCCGCAACTGTTTACCCAGCTAATACATGGGTAACCGTGGGATACAGTTATAATAAGACAACCGGAGAAATCACTTATACAATCGGAAACGCAGCACCTATTACGCTGACAGTAAGTGGAGCCACTACCGTAGCAGATATTGATCCTACGGAATTTGATGTGTACAGTTCTCCTTACAGAGCTTCTGCAACAGCTCCTGTAAATGCAGGACCAACTACTTTTGGTATCGATAATTATTCCGTACATGCCGGTAACAATACTACCTTGGCAACTGTTGAAAATGATGCCAGAAAATCTTCAATTATTGCAATCGGACCAAATCCTACGGTTGATTATCTGAATATCCTTACCGAGATGAAAATCAGTAATCTTGAAATTTATGATATGTCCGGGAAAAAAGTTCCGGCTCAGCTTGAAGGAAATAAAGTGGATGTAAAAAATCTTAATTCAGGAAGCTATATCGTAAGCTTTGAAACAAAAGACGGGAAAACAGTCGAAAAATTCATTAAAAAATAA
- a CDS encoding electron transfer flavoprotein subunit beta/FixA family protein — protein sequence MKILVCISSVPDTTSKINFTADKSAFDKNGIQWVINPLDEFALTKAVKLQESQGATVTVINVGDAATEPVVRKALAIGANDAVRVNLDPKDSYSTAKEIAAVAQNGGYDLILCGKESIDYNGGSVPGMVAQLLNQPFVNASVGLDVNGSEATAVREIEGGKETISVKLPAVIAGQKGLVDEKDLIIPNMRGIMSARTKPLQVAEPSSSEVKVQGVSYDSVPPRAAVKMVSPDNLDELVRLLHEEAKVI from the coding sequence ATGAAAATATTAGTTTGTATCAGTAGTGTTCCGGATACTACTTCCAAGATTAACTTTACAGCAGATAAATCTGCCTTCGACAAAAATGGAATTCAGTGGGTAATCAATCCTTTAGATGAATTTGCATTAACAAAAGCAGTTAAACTTCAGGAATCTCAGGGTGCAACTGTAACAGTGATCAACGTAGGAGATGCTGCTACAGAACCGGTGGTTAGAAAAGCATTAGCGATCGGTGCCAATGATGCAGTAAGAGTAAACCTTGATCCTAAAGACAGCTATTCTACAGCAAAAGAAATTGCTGCCGTAGCGCAAAACGGAGGGTATGACCTGATCCTTTGCGGTAAAGAATCCATTGACTATAACGGAGGTTCCGTACCTGGAATGGTAGCTCAGCTATTGAATCAGCCTTTCGTGAATGCATCGGTAGGATTGGATGTAAATGGAAGTGAAGCCACTGCAGTAAGAGAAATTGAAGGTGGAAAAGAAACGATATCAGTAAAATTACCTGCCGTAATTGCAGGACAAAAAGGATTGGTAGATGAAAAAGATCTGATCATCCCGAATATGAGAGGAATCATGTCTGCAAGAACAAAGCCTTTGCAGGTGGCGGAGCCGTCTTCTTCTGAAGTGAAAGTTCAGGGAGTATCTTATGACAGCGTACCGCCAAGAGCTGCTGTGAAAATGGTTTCTCCTGACAATCTGGATGAATTGGTAAGATTACTTCACGAAGAAGCTAAAGTAATCTAA
- a CDS encoding dipeptidase, with protein MQETLNYINENKQRFVDELFELLRIPSISADPAYKNDVLKCADLCAEHLRNAGADHVEVCQTKGYPIVFGEKILDKNLPTVLVYGHYDVQPADPLELWRKPPFEPYIEKTELHPDGAIFARGSADDKGQFFMHVKAFEAMMKTNTLPCNVKFILEGEEEVGSVSLGDFVNENKEKLSCDCILISDTHIYSNEQPTVTTGLRGLSYVEVEIEGPNRDLHSGLYGGAVPNPIHVLSRMIAKLIDEDGHITIDGFYDNVETVSDAERADMNKLKDNPEEFKKSIGLNGVEGEKSYTTLERTSIRPTLDCNGIWGGYTGEGAKTVIPSKASAKISMRLVPYQTPEEITEKFTKYFEKIAPENVKVKVTPHHGGMPYVLPSDTKEFLAAKQAMETAFGKEVLPYRSGGSIPITAMFEKVLGAKSVLMGFGLDSDAIHSPNEHYGLFNFYKGIESIPLFFENYSK; from the coding sequence ATGCAAGAGACATTAAATTACATCAACGAAAACAAACAGCGTTTCGTGGATGAATTATTTGAGTTATTGAGAATTCCTTCTATTTCTGCAGATCCGGCCTATAAGAACGATGTATTGAAATGTGCGGACTTGTGTGCAGAACATTTGAGAAATGCAGGAGCAGATCATGTTGAAGTATGTCAGACAAAAGGCTATCCGATTGTTTTCGGAGAGAAAATATTAGATAAAAACCTTCCTACGGTATTGGTATACGGGCACTATGATGTACAGCCTGCTGATCCGCTTGAATTATGGAGAAAACCACCTTTTGAGCCGTACATTGAAAAAACTGAACTTCACCCGGACGGAGCGATTTTCGCCAGAGGTTCCGCAGATGACAAAGGACAGTTCTTCATGCATGTAAAAGCTTTTGAAGCGATGATGAAGACCAATACACTTCCTTGCAACGTAAAATTTATTCTGGAAGGTGAAGAAGAAGTGGGATCTGTGAGCCTGGGAGATTTCGTTAATGAAAATAAAGAAAAACTTTCCTGCGACTGTATCCTGATCTCTGACACGCATATCTACAGCAACGAACAGCCAACGGTAACAACTGGTTTAAGAGGATTGAGCTATGTGGAAGTGGAAATTGAAGGACCAAACAGAGACCTTCACTCAGGGCTGTACGGGGGAGCGGTTCCAAACCCTATCCACGTACTTTCCAGAATGATCGCCAAACTGATTGATGAAGACGGGCATATTACCATTGATGGATTTTACGACAACGTAGAAACTGTATCTGATGCCGAAAGAGCAGATATGAACAAACTGAAGGATAATCCTGAAGAGTTCAAAAAGTCTATCGGGCTGAATGGAGTGGAAGGTGAAAAAAGCTATACTACGCTGGAAAGAACCTCCATCCGTCCAACTTTAGACTGTAACGGAATCTGGGGTGGATATACCGGAGAAGGGGCTAAAACAGTAATTCCTTCCAAAGCTTCCGCTAAAATTTCAATGCGTCTGGTTCCTTATCAGACTCCTGAAGAAATCACAGAAAAATTCACTAAGTATTTTGAGAAAATTGCTCCTGAGAACGTTAAGGTTAAAGTAACACCGCATCATGGAGGAATGCCTTATGTTCTGCCAAGTGATACCAAAGAGTTTTTAGCAGCCAAACAGGCCATGGAAACGGCATTTGGTAAAGAAGTTCTGCCCTACAGAAGTGGAGGAAGTATTCCAATCACCGCAATGTTTGAAAAAGTATTGGGCGCTAAATCCGTATTGATGGGCTTTGGACTGGATTCGGATGCCATTCACTCACCCAATGAACATTACGGACTTTTTAATTTCTACAAGGGAATTGAGAGTATTCCATTATTCTTTGAAAATTATTCGAAATAA